The following are from one region of the Hyphomicrobium album genome:
- a CDS encoding caspase family protein: MSCDRILLALIASCVLLVLPAAAEKRVALVVGNSTYKEVSPLPNPVNDANDIAAALKASGFDVVLGVDVDKRDFDSRIRSFTQLLETADVAVLFYAGHGLQVGGRNFLIPVDAKLQSERELDFDAVSLDFILKQMELGRADKTNIVFLDACRDNPFSGNLARSMGTRSASIGKGLAQAETGVGTFIAYSTQPGNVAVDGAGRNSPFTAALSKYIKESNHNLTSVMIDVRKDVLAATGGKQVPWDHSALTGEFFFKQTAAAAASRSTTDSGDPEMQSRLRTLEDEVKKKSDTEQTGNIVALAQARERLRQLSEENKADQQRIFDKQYETGGTEDSTSRTNLAMAIGKIQMQMVRRNQQAEKLREEIKALEGKLGLPPEKAQDGAEK, from the coding sequence ATGTCCTGTGACCGCATCCTGCTTGCCCTCATCGCCTCCTGTGTTCTGCTCGTCCTGCCGGCGGCTGCCGAAAAACGAGTGGCGCTCGTCGTCGGCAACTCGACCTACAAGGAAGTGTCGCCGCTTCCCAACCCCGTCAACGACGCCAACGACATCGCAGCGGCGCTGAAGGCCTCGGGCTTCGATGTCGTCCTCGGCGTCGACGTCGACAAGCGCGACTTCGACTCGCGCATTCGCAGCTTCACGCAGCTGCTCGAAACGGCCGACGTCGCCGTCCTCTTCTACGCGGGTCATGGACTGCAGGTCGGCGGCCGCAATTTTCTAATTCCGGTCGACGCCAAGCTGCAAAGCGAGCGCGAGCTCGACTTCGACGCGGTGAGCCTCGATTTCATCCTGAAGCAGATGGAGCTCGGCCGCGCCGACAAGACCAACATCGTCTTCCTCGACGCCTGCCGCGACAACCCGTTTTCCGGCAATCTGGCGCGCTCGATGGGGACGCGCTCGGCGAGCATCGGCAAGGGTCTCGCGCAGGCGGAGACCGGCGTCGGCACGTTCATCGCCTATTCGACGCAGCCGGGGAACGTCGCCGTCGACGGCGCGGGGCGCAACTCTCCCTTCACCGCGGCACTGTCGAAGTACATCAAGGAATCCAATCACAACTTGACGTCGGTCATGATCGACGTGCGCAAGGACGTGCTCGCGGCGACGGGCGGCAAGCAGGTGCCGTGGGATCACTCGGCGCTGACCGGCGAGTTCTTCTTCAAGCAGACAGCGGCCGCCGCCGCCAGTCGCTCTACGACCGACAGTGGCGATCCCGAGATGCAGAGCCGGCTGCGCACGCTCGAGGACGAGGTGAAGAAGAAGTCCGACACCGAGCAGACGGGCAACATCGTCGCGCTCGCCCAGGCGCGCGAGCGGCTGCGGCAGCTGAGCGAGGAAAACAAGGCCGATCAGCAGCGGATCTTCGACAAGCAGTACGAGACCGGCGGCACCGAGGATTCAACCTCGCGCACCAACCTGGCGATGGCCATCGGCAAGATCCAGATGCAGATGGTCCGCCGCAACCAGCAGGCAGAGAAGCTGCGCGAAGAGATCAAAGCGCTGGAAGGCAAGCTCGGATTGCCGCCCGAGAAGGCGCAGGATGGCGCCGAGAAGTAG
- a CDS encoding exopolysaccharide biosynthesis polyprenyl glycosylphosphotransferase — protein sequence MTTIESNRRFRTAALPAHSVVFTILALLADVLVICGAAVVSGIAYHMFTYGAVGAPGRYVIVGVSAGLIFVLPFLIRGDYGVRAYSASEPSHGRIFFVWVYAFLCLGIIGFLTKTTHIYSRGWLLIFFVVGLLSLIALNAILERVTTMLIESGRIVGRRMMLIGTPREIRECTEQIVQRHANMNLLATEILPGDLVAQVDAESLQRMITEATVRARSLSVDDVVIAIPWQRDDIIQSIVQQFADLPVSVHIGCTRILRAAPNLHISQFSHLKTITLVSAPLGPLQLLIKRGIDVGIAGTALVLLAPLFLAIGVLIKRSSPGPVFFRQRRGGYNLAEFRIWKFRTMSTLDDGEHIVQAKRDDARVTPIGRFLRRYNFDELPQLINVLQGEMSIVGPRPHALAHDKEATRKIEAYSRRLNVRPGITGWAQVNGFRGPTLTVDLMQARLEHDLYYIENWSLGFDLYILFLTLFSPRAYANSF from the coding sequence ATGACCACAATCGAGAGCAACCGGCGTTTCCGTACTGCAGCGCTGCCTGCACACTCGGTCGTCTTTACCATACTGGCCCTGCTCGCCGACGTTCTCGTCATTTGCGGCGCCGCGGTCGTATCCGGCATCGCCTATCATATGTTCACCTACGGGGCCGTCGGCGCACCGGGGCGCTACGTCATCGTCGGCGTCAGCGCCGGCCTGATCTTCGTGCTGCCGTTCCTGATCCGCGGCGACTACGGCGTGAGGGCCTACAGCGCGTCGGAGCCAAGCCACGGCCGCATCTTCTTCGTCTGGGTCTACGCCTTCCTCTGCCTCGGCATCATCGGCTTCCTCACCAAGACGACGCACATCTACTCGCGCGGCTGGCTGCTCATCTTTTTTGTCGTGGGACTTCTGTCGCTAATTGCCCTCAACGCAATCCTCGAGCGCGTTACGACCATGCTGATCGAGTCCGGCCGCATCGTCGGCCGGCGCATGATGCTCATCGGAACCCCGCGCGAGATCCGCGAATGCACCGAGCAGATCGTGCAGCGCCACGCGAACATGAACCTGCTGGCAACAGAGATTCTCCCGGGCGACCTCGTGGCCCAAGTGGACGCGGAGTCGCTGCAGCGGATGATTACCGAGGCCACGGTGCGTGCCCGGTCACTCAGCGTCGACGACGTCGTCATTGCCATCCCCTGGCAACGTGACGACATCATTCAGTCGATCGTCCAACAGTTTGCCGATCTGCCGGTCTCGGTGCACATCGGCTGCACGCGCATCTTGCGCGCCGCGCCGAACCTGCACATCTCGCAGTTTTCGCACCTGAAGACGATCACCTTGGTCTCGGCGCCGCTGGGACCCTTGCAGCTGCTCATCAAGCGCGGCATCGACGTGGGCATCGCCGGCACCGCGCTGGTTCTGCTCGCGCCGCTATTCCTCGCTATTGGCGTCCTGATCAAGCGGTCGAGCCCGGGTCCGGTATTCTTCCGTCAGCGGCGCGGCGGCTACAATCTTGCCGAGTTCCGCATCTGGAAGTTCCGCACGATGTCGACGCTCGACGACGGCGAGCACATCGTCCAGGCAAAACGCGACGATGCGCGCGTCACCCCCATCGGCAGATTTCTCCGGCGATACAATTTCGACGAGCTGCCGCAGCTCATCAACGTTCTGCAGGGCGAGATGTCGATCGTCGGGCCGCGACCGCACGCGCTGGCGCACGACAAGGAGGCGACGCGCAAGATCGAAGCCTACTCTCGCCGCTTGAACGTGCGGCCCGGGATTACCGGCTGGGCGCAGGTGAACGGCTTCCGTGGACCGACTTTGACCGTGGACCTGATGCAGGCCCGCCTCGAGCACGACCTCTACTACATCGAGAACTGGTCGTTGGGCTTCGACCTTTACATCCTCTTCCTGACTTTGTTCTCGCCCCGCGCCTACGCCAACAGCTTCTAG
- a CDS encoding WecB/TagA/CpsF family glycosyltransferase: MVSTCLAARATPAARSFAVFSANGQVLALSHRDRSYRALLEQADALDADGQPLVIISQLLLATPLPERAATTDLFHDAARAACVHGLRFYFLGATAENIEIAVAAISRQYPALQIAGWRNGYFREADEAAICAAIVAASTDVLWVGLGVPHQEAFVVRNRERLRGVGWIKTCGGLFDYFQPTSRRAPRWMQKAGIEWLFRVAREPRKYLWRYATTNGTALWLLLMRTR, from the coding sequence ATGGTGAGTACGTGCCTGGCCGCGCGCGCGACCCCTGCGGCTCGCAGCTTTGCTGTGTTCTCCGCCAATGGCCAGGTTCTCGCCCTCAGCCATCGCGACAGGTCGTATCGCGCCCTGCTGGAGCAGGCCGATGCGCTCGATGCCGACGGCCAGCCGCTGGTCATCATCAGCCAGCTCCTGCTCGCTACGCCGCTGCCGGAGCGCGCGGCAACGACGGACCTGTTCCACGATGCGGCGCGCGCGGCGTGCGTCCACGGGCTGCGCTTCTACTTCCTCGGCGCGACTGCGGAGAATATCGAGATCGCCGTCGCCGCCATTTCGCGCCAGTACCCGGCGCTGCAGATCGCAGGCTGGCGCAACGGCTATTTCCGCGAGGCGGATGAGGCCGCCATTTGCGCGGCGATCGTTGCCGCCTCGACCGACGTCCTGTGGGTAGGGCTCGGTGTGCCGCATCAGGAGGCCTTCGTCGTCCGCAACCGCGAGCGGCTGCGCGGCGTCGGCTGGATCAAGACGTGCGGCGGTCTATTCGACTACTTTCAGCCGACGAGCCGCCGCGCGCCGCGATGGATGCAAAAGGCCGGCATCGAGTGGCTGTTCAGGGTCGCGCGCGAGCCGCGAAAATATTTGTGGCGCTATGCGACAACGAACGGGACGGCGCTCTGGCTGCTGCTCATGCGCACCCGCTGA
- a CDS encoding MarR family winged helix-turn-helix transcriptional regulator, with the protein MAKIRKAPGSARTAAKLKRVAAGLPKANYVALSDFRFALRRFLAFSESAAKQAGLTPQQHQALLTIKGAQDAESVSIRLLAERLLINHNTAVELVDRLVAAGLVERSRDAEDRRRARLELTAIAERRLQSLSAAHLKELQTVRPALMNLLKQLD; encoded by the coding sequence ATGGCAAAAATTCGTAAGGCGCCCGGCAGTGCACGCACCGCAGCAAAGCTCAAGAGAGTCGCCGCCGGCCTGCCAAAGGCAAACTACGTAGCGCTATCCGACTTCCGGTTCGCTCTCAGAAGGTTCCTCGCCTTTAGCGAATCCGCGGCCAAGCAAGCCGGCCTCACGCCGCAGCAGCACCAAGCCCTACTGACCATCAAAGGCGCGCAAGACGCCGAGAGTGTCAGCATCCGCCTGCTCGCGGAGCGGCTGTTGATCAATCACAACACCGCGGTCGAACTCGTCGACCGGCTTGTCGCCGCGGGGCTTGTCGAGCGTTCGCGCGATGCGGAGGATCGCCGCCGGGCGCGGCTCGAGCTTACCGCCATCGCCGAACGGCGCCTGCAGTCGCTCTCCGCGGCGCATCTCAAGGAGCTACAGACCGTGCGGCCGGCTCTGATGAACCTGCTGAAGCAGTTGGATTGA